A window of Pseudomonas mucidolens contains these coding sequences:
- a CDS encoding type VI secretion protein yields the protein MSIRHWQAVFLTVVVLCGLAGCSGNYKYNDNTYRPLGDPQSVNRGK from the coding sequence ATGTCTATTCGTCACTGGCAAGCCGTCTTTCTGACAGTTGTCGTTCTATGTGGCCTCGCCGGCTGCAGCGGCAATTACAAATACAACGACAACACCTATCGCCCATTGGGTGATCCGCAGTCGGTCAATCGCGGTAAGTGA
- the tssK gene encoding type VI secretion system baseplate subunit TssK → MSSHKVIWQEGMLLRPQHFQHNDRYYDHQMKTRTQLLGSYIWGFLNLDIDLQFLNMGKLVISQASGILPDGSLFELGGNTEPLALDVPPNTGNTPIYLALPLVTGNHIEARRPEQSDVLARYTAYEAEVADSNAGDDSASQVSCARPDFKLLLGEQQSDQAYVKLKICEVLDTTPDGVISLDSEFVPTYIQAHASSYLLSCLKEVISMLGNRGDAIAERIRSNGKVGGAEVGDFMMLQLINRTELLLRHYLSLEQVHPEELYRTLLTMLGDLATFSSDSKRPRLDSRYQHSDQGASFRKLMDAIRQVLSMVLEQHAIELELQTRQYGIIVSPLHDHNLLGSASFVLAASANCDSEELRHRLPAHLKVGPVERIRQLVNLHLPGIKVKPLPVAPRQIAFHSNKTYFILELSSEDLAQFERSGGFAFHVSGEFAELELKFWAIRN, encoded by the coding sequence ATGAGTTCCCATAAAGTCATTTGGCAGGAAGGCATGCTGCTGCGTCCGCAGCACTTCCAGCACAACGATCGCTACTACGACCACCAGATGAAGACCCGCACCCAGTTGCTGGGCAGCTACATCTGGGGCTTTCTCAATCTGGACATCGACTTACAGTTCCTTAACATGGGCAAACTGGTGATCAGCCAGGCATCGGGGATTCTGCCGGACGGTAGCCTGTTCGAACTGGGTGGCAATACTGAGCCGTTGGCCCTCGATGTGCCGCCGAACACCGGCAACACGCCAATCTATCTGGCGCTGCCGTTGGTCACCGGAAACCACATCGAAGCCCGTCGGCCGGAGCAGTCCGACGTTCTAGCGCGTTATACCGCGTACGAAGCAGAAGTAGCCGACTCCAACGCTGGCGACGACTCCGCCAGCCAGGTCAGCTGCGCCCGCCCGGACTTCAAGCTATTGCTCGGCGAGCAGCAGAGCGATCAGGCGTACGTGAAACTGAAGATCTGCGAAGTACTCGACACCACGCCGGACGGCGTAATCAGCCTCGATTCGGAATTCGTACCCACCTACATCCAGGCGCACGCCTCCAGTTACCTGCTGTCGTGCCTCAAGGAAGTGATTAGCATGCTCGGCAATCGGGGCGACGCCATCGCTGAGCGGATCCGTTCCAATGGCAAGGTGGGTGGCGCGGAAGTCGGTGACTTTATGATGCTACAACTGATCAATCGCACCGAATTATTGCTGCGGCACTATCTTAGTCTGGAACAGGTTCACCCCGAAGAGTTGTACCGCACGCTGCTGACCATGCTCGGCGATCTGGCAACCTTCTCCAGCGACAGTAAGCGCCCGCGTTTGGACAGCCGTTATCAGCACAGCGATCAGGGAGCAAGCTTCCGTAAATTGATGGACGCGATCCGTCAGGTGTTATCGATGGTGCTGGAACAGCACGCCATTGAGCTGGAGCTGCAAACGCGTCAATACGGGATCATCGTCTCACCGTTGCACGACCACAACCTGCTGGGTTCTGCCTCGTTCGTGCTGGCGGCGAGTGCCAACTGCGACTCTGAGGAACTGCGCCATCGCTTGCCGGCACACCTCAAGGTCGGCCCGGTGGAGCGTATCCGCCAACTGGTCAACCTGCATCTACCAGGCATCAAGGTCAAACCCTTGCCCGTGGCCCCGAGGCAGATTGCGTTCCACTCCAACAAAACCTATTTCATTCTCGAACTCAGCTCCGAAGACCTGGCGCAATTCGAACGCTCCGGCGGTTTCGCGTTCCACGTGTCTGGCGAATTCGCTGAGCTTGAACTGAAATTCTGGGCCATCAGGAACTGA
- the tssJ gene encoding type VI secretion system lipoprotein TssJ, giving the protein MYRRSTVFFKALTALTTLVLLAGCSTLSPYSHVTKLNLKLTASDQLNPDLNGRPSPIVVRLFELKQPVAFENADFFSLYERAKESLAPDMVATEELELRPGETVELKLSVEQDSRYVGVLAAYRDLPDTKWRYTLQVTPLEVTDADLTLDQSGIHNTYESQVKAAD; this is encoded by the coding sequence ATGTATCGCCGCTCGACTGTCTTTTTTAAGGCGCTGACTGCGCTGACCACCTTGGTACTGTTGGCCGGTTGCTCAACGCTATCGCCCTACTCCCACGTCACCAAACTCAACCTGAAGCTGACGGCCAGCGATCAGTTGAACCCGGACCTCAACGGTCGCCCGTCGCCGATTGTCGTACGCCTGTTCGAACTCAAGCAGCCGGTGGCGTTCGAGAACGCGGATTTCTTCAGCCTGTACGAGCGCGCCAAGGAATCCCTGGCTCCGGATATGGTTGCGACTGAGGAGCTTGAGTTGCGTCCCGGAGAAACCGTCGAACTCAAGCTCAGTGTCGAGCAGGATAGCCGCTATGTCGGTGTACTCGCCGCCTACCGTGACCTGCCGGATACCAAATGGCGCTACACCCTGCAAGTCACCCCGTTGGAAGTCACCGACGCCGACCTGACCCTCGACCAGAGCGGCATTCACAACACCTATGAATCGCAAGTCAAGGCGGCTGACTGA
- the tagH gene encoding type VI secretion system-associated FHA domain protein TagH, whose product MELVFEMLNTKQFVPTQLCQKTFKQAGGVIGRGEDCDWIIPDRKRHLSNHHALISYREGTFFLTDTSSNGIQNSASGARLHKGDTVRIEHGSVYVLGDFEIRARLVHAPTTPDVEVGRPQAAGSVIPDDAFLDLDPLNALDQQERVYSEIDELISPRTAPEDTRQRADYARIDMERLMVPELIDAPAALSPVPAPKAVERQSDGFWEKFAGALGVDLKGLDHDAREALALNAARLLKQSVGGLQQSLRTRSELKNELRLAQTIVQGTNKNPLKFVVDAGEALGILLQPSKPGQLPPEQAISRAFRDLQAHQVALLTASRAAVRSTLEHFSPQQLTLRFERDNKPVLATSGSRWRAYGRYHQTLRQDDDWSERLLARDFAQAYEEQIRLISTLHTDHQG is encoded by the coding sequence ATGGAACTGGTTTTCGAAATGCTGAACACCAAGCAGTTCGTACCTACGCAGCTGTGCCAGAAGACCTTTAAGCAGGCCGGCGGCGTGATTGGTCGTGGCGAGGACTGTGACTGGATCATTCCGGACCGCAAGCGCCACTTGTCCAACCATCACGCGTTGATCAGCTATCGCGAAGGCACGTTTTTCCTGACCGATACCAGTAGCAACGGGATCCAGAACAGTGCCAGCGGCGCACGCTTGCACAAGGGCGATACGGTACGTATCGAGCACGGCAGCGTATACGTGCTGGGTGACTTCGAGATCCGTGCACGGTTAGTTCACGCCCCGACGACTCCCGATGTGGAGGTCGGTCGTCCGCAAGCGGCCGGTAGCGTCATTCCTGATGATGCATTCCTCGACCTCGACCCGCTGAATGCACTCGACCAGCAGGAACGTGTGTATTCGGAAATCGACGAACTGATCTCCCCGCGAACGGCGCCGGAAGACACCCGTCAGCGCGCCGACTATGCGCGCATTGACATGGAACGCCTGATGGTGCCGGAGCTGATCGATGCCCCGGCCGCACTTTCGCCCGTCCCGGCGCCGAAAGCGGTCGAGCGTCAGAGCGACGGTTTCTGGGAAAAGTTTGCTGGCGCCCTAGGTGTAGACCTCAAAGGCCTCGACCACGATGCACGCGAAGCTCTGGCGCTGAACGCTGCGCGCCTGCTCAAGCAAAGTGTTGGCGGTTTACAGCAGAGCCTGCGCACCCGCAGCGAGCTGAAAAACGAACTGCGCCTGGCCCAGACCATCGTTCAGGGCACCAACAAAAACCCGTTGAAGTTCGTCGTTGATGCCGGTGAGGCGCTGGGCATTCTGTTGCAGCCCAGCAAGCCAGGGCAGTTACCGCCTGAACAGGCGATCTCCCGTGCGTTTCGCGATTTGCAGGCGCATCAGGTGGCTTTGCTCACGGCCAGCCGCGCCGCTGTTCGCAGCACCTTGGAACACTTCTCGCCTCAACAGCTCACCTTGCGTTTCGAGCGTGACAACAAACCGGTGCTCGCCACCTCCGGCAGCCGCTGGCGGGCTTATGGTCGTTATCACCAGACCCTGCGTCAGGATGATGACTGGAGCGAGCGCTTGCTGGCCCGCGACTTCGCCCAGGCCTACGAAGAGCAGATCCGACTGATTTCCACCCTTCACACCGACCACCAAGGATGA